In Natronogracilivirga saccharolytica, the following are encoded in one genomic region:
- the hpf gene encoding ribosome hibernation-promoting factor, HPF/YfiA family produces the protein MMNINFTARKFDASQDLQDFASGEINKLTRYYDGILSCDIVLEPTPDNDEPSRAELTVKVKQDLLKATESGPAYEQAIRSAADNMRRQLLKYKDKKFSKN, from the coding sequence ATGATGAATATCAATTTCACCGCACGCAAGTTTGACGCAAGTCAGGATCTTCAGGATTTTGCCTCCGGCGAAATCAATAAACTCACGCGTTATTACGACGGGATCCTGTCCTGTGATATCGTTCTGGAACCCACCCCCGATAACGATGAGCCATCCCGCGCCGAACTGACGGTGAAAGTGAAACAGGATCTGCTCAAAGCTACGGAATCAGGGCCGGCCTATGAACAGGCCATCCGCTCAGCAGCTGACAATATGCGCCGGCAGCTGCTCAAATACAAAGACAAAAAATTTTCCAAAAACTGA
- a CDS encoding tyrosine recombinase XerC: MSTVPLLDRFLKYLEIERNASPRTVDAYRRDITQFLAFCCEEWSTTPENIDLNRIDRLMIRLWLGSGMQAGLKKATLSRKTAAIRSFLKFGFRRGELSHNPAQLLMTPKKDQRLPVTVRPDEINLMMECIDTENASGKRDRAMMELLYATGIRLSELVGLNVSDTSPEQKRIKVTGKGSKERIVPFGSHAADAMHNYLTARSELINPKTGTNDISALFLTDTGRRIYPRLVQRKVAEYLSRVSETGKKSPHVLRHSFATHMLHRGAGIRVIKELLGHADLSATQIYTGASIEHLRNIYKTAHPRSETIAKPHSPEADK; this comes from the coding sequence ATGAGCACAGTTCCGCTTCTGGATCGATTCTTAAAATATCTCGAGATTGAACGTAACGCATCCCCCAGAACTGTGGACGCATATCGCCGCGACATCACTCAGTTTCTTGCATTTTGCTGTGAAGAGTGGAGTACTACACCTGAAAATATTGACCTGAACCGGATTGACCGGTTGATGATAAGACTCTGGCTGGGTTCCGGAATGCAGGCAGGTTTGAAAAAAGCGACACTGTCCAGAAAAACTGCTGCCATTCGTTCATTTCTGAAGTTTGGGTTCAGACGCGGTGAGCTGTCCCACAACCCTGCCCAGCTTTTGATGACACCCAAAAAAGATCAACGCCTTCCCGTCACGGTTCGTCCGGATGAGATAAACCTTATGATGGAATGCATTGATACGGAAAATGCATCAGGCAAGCGGGACCGTGCAATGATGGAGTTGCTTTACGCAACAGGTATCCGGCTTTCTGAACTTGTTGGCTTAAACGTTTCTGATACATCTCCTGAGCAGAAGCGAATTAAAGTTACAGGCAAGGGCTCAAAGGAACGTATCGTACCTTTCGGATCTCATGCAGCCGATGCAATGCATAACTATCTCACTGCCCGCTCTGAGCTTATCAATCCCAAAACAGGAACCAATGACATTTCCGCACTGTTTTTGACAGACACTGGCAGGCGTATTTATCCCCGGCTTGTACAGCGAAAAGTGGCAGAGTATCTCTCACGTGTCAGTGAAACCGGTAAGAAAAGTCCGCACGTTCTGCGCCACAGTTTTGCAACCCACATGCTGCACCGAGGTGCCGGCATCAGGGTGATAAAAGAACTTCTGGGTCATGCCGACCTCTCGGCTACCCAGATATATACAGGAGCCAGCATTGAGCACCTCCGAAACATTTACAAAACAGCCCACCCTAGATCAGAAACTATCGCAAAACCGCATTCCCCTGAAGCAGACAAATAA
- a CDS encoding cytochrome ubiquinol oxidase subunit I, with protein MEALELARWQFGITTVYHFIFVPLTLGLSVLVAILQSFYYRTGDIHYKRLTKYFGKLFVIIFTLGIVTGIVQEFQFGMNWSEYSRFVGDIFGIPLAIEALTAFFIESTFLGLWIFGWTRLPKAVHLACIWLVAIASNLSAVWILMANSWMQVPVGYELVEGRAELADFIAILLNERLLVQMPHTILGGFITGGMFVLGLSAWMILRKKQPEIFLKSAKIALVFTAVASLLTATTGHDQAQDTVQSQPMKMAAMEGLWETEEPASFSLFAIIDQEERTSQRELRVPYLLSVLSHNNLTSEVQGLNDLQAEMEEKHGPGDYMPPVAIIYWSFRVMVGLGMVFIIVAFWGLWLWWRGKLQEHYFFLKTSIVMIFLTFLANTAGWIVAEMGRQPWVVYELLLTADGVSPSVFESSIWLTMIGFTLVYGILAVAAFYLVWYFGRQGAPEEEEGVETNLHTY; from the coding sequence ATGGAAGCACTGGAACTGGCTCGCTGGCAGTTTGGCATTACAACAGTTTACCATTTTATATTCGTACCGCTCACTCTTGGATTATCTGTTCTTGTCGCCATCCTGCAATCTTTTTACTATCGCACTGGTGATATTCACTACAAACGGCTGACAAAATATTTCGGCAAGCTGTTTGTAATCATTTTTACTCTCGGAATAGTTACCGGGATCGTCCAGGAGTTTCAGTTCGGGATGAACTGGTCGGAATATTCCCGTTTCGTAGGTGATATATTTGGTATTCCTCTGGCCATTGAGGCGCTGACGGCATTTTTCATCGAATCCACATTTCTTGGATTGTGGATTTTCGGATGGACCCGCCTGCCAAAAGCGGTTCACCTTGCCTGTATCTGGCTTGTGGCCATAGCTTCCAATCTCTCTGCTGTATGGATTCTGATGGCCAACTCCTGGATGCAGGTACCCGTTGGCTATGAACTGGTGGAAGGACGCGCCGAACTTGCAGACTTCATTGCCATTCTCTTGAATGAGCGGTTGCTTGTGCAGATGCCGCACACCATACTTGGCGGATTCATAACCGGCGGGATGTTTGTGCTTGGTCTCAGTGCATGGATGATCCTCAGGAAGAAACAGCCGGAAATTTTTCTCAAATCTGCAAAAATCGCACTGGTTTTCACTGCTGTAGCCAGCTTGTTAACCGCTACAACCGGACACGACCAGGCACAGGACACGGTTCAGTCCCAGCCTATGAAAATGGCTGCAATGGAAGGGCTTTGGGAAACAGAAGAACCGGCAAGTTTTTCCCTGTTTGCCATCATAGACCAGGAAGAGCGTACCAGCCAGCGAGAGCTAAGGGTGCCATATCTTCTTTCTGTACTGTCGCATAACAATCTTACAAGTGAGGTTCAGGGGCTCAATGACCTTCAGGCTGAAATGGAAGAAAAACACGGTCCCGGAGACTATATGCCTCCTGTTGCAATCATTTACTGGAGCTTTCGTGTCATGGTAGGTCTCGGTATGGTGTTCATCATCGTTGCCTTCTGGGGCCTCTGGTTATGGTGGAGAGGCAAACTTCAGGAACATTATTTCTTCCTGAAGACGAGCATTGTGATGATTTTCCTGACATTCCTTGCCAATACAGCAGGGTGGATTGTTGCAGAAATGGGACGGCAACCATGGGTTGTATATGAACTCCTTCTGACAGCTGACGGGGTTTCCCCATCCGTATTCGAAAGTTCTATCTGGCTAACCATGATCGGGTTCACACTTGTATATGGCATTCTGGCCGTCGCGGCATTTTATCTGGTCTGGTATTTCGGCAGACAGGGCGCCCCGGAAGAGGAGGAGGGCGTCGAAACGAATCTTCACACCTACTAA
- the cydB gene encoding cytochrome d ubiquinol oxidase subunit II — MDLQTFWFILIAVLFIGYFFLEGFDFGVGILMPFVSRDEVDRRICLNTIGPFWDANEVWLITAGGAMFAAFPHWYATLFSGFYLPLFLILIALIVRAVGFEFRSKLKEKWWRKTADHFVFWGSAVPAFLWGVALTNIVIGLPIGSDMNFTGTLPALLNPYALLGGLASLLMFTLHGSIFLSLRTTDELKERVEKVSRLMWLPAGLILLAFAVLGYRHTVLFEEIGLVPGTLPMIAIVSFVAVIVFMQINRYGWAFVATGSTIIFGTVVVFQGMFPIVMPSSLSEEYHLTVYNASSSDLTLTIMSVLAIIFVPIILAYQGWSYWVFRQRVTRDAIPRS, encoded by the coding sequence ATGGATCTGCAAACGTTCTGGTTTATACTTATAGCCGTACTTTTTATCGGTTATTTCTTTCTCGAGGGATTTGATTTTGGTGTGGGAATTCTCATGCCGTTTGTGAGCAGGGATGAGGTTGACCGGCGTATCTGCCTGAATACCATCGGCCCGTTCTGGGATGCCAATGAGGTATGGCTTATTACAGCAGGAGGGGCCATGTTTGCCGCATTCCCCCATTGGTACGCAACCCTGTTCAGCGGTTTCTATCTGCCACTTTTTTTGATACTCATTGCGCTGATTGTCCGCGCCGTGGGCTTTGAATTCCGAAGCAAGCTGAAGGAGAAATGGTGGCGCAAAACAGCCGACCATTTTGTGTTCTGGGGCAGTGCCGTTCCTGCTTTCCTGTGGGGCGTTGCCCTGACCAACATTGTGATCGGTCTTCCCATCGGGTCAGACATGAATTTTACCGGGACACTTCCCGCACTGCTGAATCCTTACGCACTTCTTGGCGGCCTGGCCTCGCTTCTCATGTTTACACTGCACGGGTCGATATTCCTGAGCCTCCGGACCACCGATGAACTCAAGGAGCGGGTTGAAAAAGTGTCCAGGCTGATGTGGCTGCCGGCCGGCCTCATCCTGCTTGCTTTCGCAGTTCTGGGATACCGCCATACGGTTCTTTTTGAAGAAATTGGTCTGGTTCCCGGCACATTGCCAATGATTGCCATTGTTTCGTTTGTTGCGGTGATCGTATTCATGCAGATTAATCGCTACGGCTGGGCTTTTGTTGCTACCGGAAGTACTATCATATTCGGTACGGTTGTGGTGTTTCAGGGAATGTTTCCCATCGTCATGCCGTCAAGTCTTTCCGAAGAGTATCACCTTACTGTCTACAATGCTTCATCCAGTGATCTGACCCTGACCATTATGTCGGTTCTGGCAATTATATTTGTACCCATCATACTTGCATATCAGGGATGGAGCTACTGGGTATTCCGCCAGCGCGTCACCAGAGATGCCATTCCCAGAAGCTGA
- a CDS encoding helix-turn-helix domain-containing protein, translating to MKTGTSVKMDIAYHQMDIAVEIMIRNITEIHNVTDWSQMMGYSRAHFCRRFTEMFGENPKMVLRRARFRQICRVIQSDWSATAYKVARESGIQNEKALHKFLNRNFGIGFLELKDSLKRDAFRSRKLMSKVAEMDYLYIVTGKPGKSDRPAFPEVLLSREVVKNNGQSQHLEPKDSGQIQPPR from the coding sequence ATGAAGACCGGAACATCAGTCAAAATGGACATTGCATATCACCAAATGGATATAGCAGTCGAGATCATGATAAGAAACATCACAGAAATTCATAACGTCACCGACTGGTCACAGATGATGGGATATTCAAGGGCTCATTTCTGCAGAAGGTTTACAGAAATGTTTGGTGAAAACCCCAAAATGGTGCTTCGAAGGGCGCGTTTTCGTCAGATATGCAGAGTGATTCAATCAGATTGGTCCGCTACTGCCTATAAGGTGGCACGGGAATCAGGCATCCAGAATGAAAAAGCGCTGCACAAGTTTTTGAACCGTAATTTCGGAATCGGGTTTCTGGAACTCAAAGACAGCCTGAAGCGGGATGCATTTCGTTCGCGAAAACTGATGTCTAAAGTTGCCGAAATGGATTACCTCTATATCGTAACAGGCAAACCGGGCAAATCAGACAGACCGGCCTTTCCAGAAGTTTTGCTTTCCCGTGAAGTAGTCAAAAACAACGGTCAAAGCCAGCACCTGGAACCAAAAGATTCCGGCCAGATACAACCACCCCGCTGA
- the hprK gene encoding HPr(Ser) kinase/phosphatase produces the protein MPFKEIQAVPRKEHITVSFLIRHLRSSLNLEITAVTDEDASADRLVTDTDLHRPGLALAGYVDLFSHHRIQVMGNSESQYITHIGEENCKPSFRAIVRFPIPAIFLTDNNKLPESFLEMARDAGIPVFQTPMETTKFMFLVRDFLEDQFATQAMVHGSMVDVYGVGIMISGKSGIGKSEVALDLVERGHRVVSDDVIILTKKNNVLIASPTEINKHFMEIRGLGIVDVMSMFGIRAIRYQKRLEVILHLSLWDESDHVDRTGLNRNMESVLGIKIPKINLPITPGKNITVIAEVIAMNHLLSHYGYDAAKAFQSKIQKRIADKKKSSPAVQRAVDYFEGDLE, from the coding sequence ATGCCATTTAAAGAAATTCAAGCTGTTCCCAGAAAAGAGCATATCACTGTTTCTTTCCTCATCCGGCATTTAAGGTCTTCCCTGAACCTTGAAATCACAGCAGTTACTGATGAAGATGCATCTGCGGACAGACTGGTGACCGATACCGATTTGCATCGTCCCGGTCTGGCACTGGCCGGTTATGTTGACCTGTTTTCGCATCACCGGATCCAGGTTATGGGAAACAGTGAAAGCCAGTACATAACACACATTGGTGAAGAAAACTGCAAACCTTCATTCCGGGCAATCGTCAGGTTCCCCATTCCTGCCATTTTTTTAACAGACAACAATAAACTTCCCGAATCATTTCTTGAGATGGCAAGGGATGCCGGAATTCCCGTGTTTCAAACTCCGATGGAGACTACGAAGTTCATGTTCCTGGTCAGGGACTTTCTTGAAGATCAGTTTGCCACGCAGGCCATGGTTCACGGTTCCATGGTTGACGTATACGGCGTAGGCATCATGATATCCGGTAAATCCGGTATCGGAAAGAGCGAAGTTGCCCTTGATCTGGTCGAACGCGGCCATCGTGTTGTATCTGATGACGTTATTATTCTTACCAAAAAAAATAACGTTCTGATTGCTTCACCCACCGAAATCAACAAACACTTCATGGAGATCCGCGGGCTGGGGATTGTCGATGTGATGTCGATGTTCGGCATCAGAGCCATTCGATATCAAAAACGGCTCGAAGTCATCCTCCACCTCAGTCTCTGGGATGAATCCGATCATGTCGACCGGACCGGCCTCAACCGAAACATGGAATCGGTACTGGGTATCAAAATCCCGAAAATCAATCTGCCTATCACTCCGGGAAAAAACATAACCGTAATTGCCGAAGTAATTGCTATGAACCACCTCCTGTCGCATTACGGATATGATGCTGCAAAGGCATTTCAAAGTAAAATTCAAAAAAGAATTGCCGATAAAAAGAAAAGCAGCCCGGCAGTACAGCGTGCTGTTGATTATTTTGAAGGAGATTTGGAGTGA
- the cydD gene encoding thiol reductant ABC exporter subunit CydD, whose amino-acid sequence MSDYTANHKRLFRLGLNYRGWWFALGCISLLSALAIIVLMYSISILVDQVFMQDEPITFYDTAVIVLAGAIFFRGSLFWISEITVQHIASEIKQDLRMRLLRHMQKLGPSWAEKQSSGELAVAAVEGVEKLDIYYSRFMPAAIHMAIVPVVLALFVFGIDWISGLILIVTGPLIPVFMSLIGMKAQSQTRKQWKTLQVLSSGFLDAVQGMRTLKLFNRTAKKQGEIERISDLFRKNTIGILKTAFLSGFVLELFASIATALVAVEIGVRLIEGHIGFQLGLFVLLLAPEYYLPFRLFGAQHHAGMEGTEAAGRIFSIMDTPVRSNISAADQHKQKVAIPSGPFHIRFERVTFSYSSESDPVIKDAAFELEPGKTTVLAGRSGTGKTTLTRLITQEYVPDKGSVMVNGIPCDLFDEKQWLGQISIVNQNPWLFDDTVLANIAIAKPGAPFEEIVEASGKAAAHEFISKLPDGYQTRAGEQAVRFSGGERQRIALARAFLRNSPVVILDEPSSALDPHSELKIRKSVKRLEKDRTVLIIAHRLSTVRNADNILLLEDGRISGSGSHEQLLNTSHTYREMVTAYTKKS is encoded by the coding sequence ATGTCCGACTACACCGCGAATCACAAACGGCTTTTCCGGCTTGGCCTGAATTATCGGGGATGGTGGTTCGCACTTGGCTGCATCAGTCTGCTGTCCGCTTTGGCCATCATCGTCCTGATGTACAGCATCAGCATTCTGGTGGATCAGGTATTCATGCAGGACGAGCCGATAACTTTCTACGATACCGCTGTGATCGTGCTGGCAGGAGCCATCTTTTTTCGCGGAAGTCTTTTCTGGATATCGGAAATTACAGTTCAGCATATTGCTTCTGAAATAAAACAGGATTTGAGGATGCGGTTGCTGCGGCATATGCAGAAGCTGGGTCCTTCATGGGCGGAAAAGCAAAGCAGTGGCGAACTGGCTGTTGCAGCCGTTGAAGGGGTGGAAAAGCTGGATATCTACTATTCCCGGTTCATGCCTGCGGCGATTCATATGGCGATTGTACCCGTAGTACTGGCCCTGTTTGTATTCGGAATTGACTGGATCAGCGGATTGATTCTCATCGTTACGGGTCCGCTGATTCCGGTATTCATGTCACTGATCGGCATGAAAGCCCAGTCACAAACACGGAAACAATGGAAAACGCTGCAAGTGCTGAGCTCCGGATTTCTCGATGCCGTGCAGGGAATGAGAACATTGAAACTGTTCAACAGAACGGCGAAAAAACAGGGCGAAATTGAACGGATCAGTGATTTGTTCCGTAAAAACACGATCGGAATACTGAAAACAGCCTTTCTTTCGGGTTTTGTACTGGAGTTGTTTGCCTCAATTGCAACGGCACTGGTAGCTGTTGAAATCGGAGTGCGGTTAATTGAGGGACATATTGGTTTTCAGCTCGGCCTTTTTGTGCTGCTTCTGGCTCCGGAATATTATCTGCCGTTCCGGCTTTTCGGAGCACAGCATCATGCCGGAATGGAAGGAACAGAAGCCGCAGGAAGGATATTCAGTATCATGGACACTCCGGTCCGTAGTAACATAAGTGCGGCTGACCAGCACAAACAAAAGGTTGCAATTCCATCAGGGCCCTTCCATATTCGTTTCGAGCGGGTGACATTCAGTTATTCATCCGAAAGTGATCCTGTCATAAAGGATGCTGCATTTGAACTGGAGCCGGGCAAGACCACCGTGCTTGCTGGACGCAGCGGCACGGGCAAAACCACACTTACCAGACTGATTACGCAGGAGTATGTTCCGGACAAAGGATCTGTTATGGTTAACGGTATTCCCTGTGACCTGTTCGATGAAAAACAATGGCTTGGGCAAATATCCATAGTCAACCAGAATCCATGGCTGTTTGATGACACCGTGCTGGCCAACATTGCCATAGCAAAACCCGGAGCACCTTTTGAAGAGATTGTTGAAGCTTCAGGGAAAGCCGCTGCACATGAATTCATATCAAAACTTCCGGATGGCTATCAGACACGAGCGGGTGAGCAAGCCGTCAGATTCAGCGGCGGTGAACGGCAGCGCATCGCACTGGCAAGAGCATTCCTCAGAAACTCACCTGTAGTTATTCTGGATGAACCTTCTTCGGCGCTTGACCCGCACAGCGAATTAAAAATCCGAAAATCCGTAAAACGGCTTGAAAAAGACAGAACGGTTCTGATCATTGCACACCGCCTGTCTACAGTCAGGAATGCCGATAACATTCTTTTGCTTGAGGACGGACGCATTTCAGGGTCCGGCAGTCATGAGCAGCTTTTGAATACAAGTCACACCTACAGGGAAATGGTCACGGCATACACAAAGAAGAGCTGA
- the cydC gene encoding thiol reductant ABC exporter subunit CydC translates to MYRSFIHLSQFLRPYSWRITAAVLLGIGTMLAGVGLLASSGYLISAAALQPPILDLLVVIVAVRFFGISRAVLRYGERLLSHDITFRLLMIIRSSFFRMISLLPASGLHAYQSGSLLSSITSDVDELQNFYIRVFTPVIVACFVSMIAWYFLYQFSPPASWFTLFFLVINGAAVPLVIRYLARGYGRKQTELRSRMHQLMVEHAQGLNEIRLYGIKDEFDRRLSVLTSQLAGLEKRQARITGLQDSLYNWNMFLAAGLALLFTTPLVLEGTLSGVMLALVILAVMASFEATQNLGTAFQYHESTEKAAENLKSLTRSAGGTESGSVAGKNDHIGQYGAIPAVPAGQKSGPVIFDAVRFGYGSAVVLDGVGFRIEQGGKAAVVGPTGSGKSTLINLLTKFYEPDCGHISIGGIKLSSVSPDIVRQMLSVVDQHTYIFNDSLRNNLNLAGSDYSDQEIRQVLSEAQLDQWYSQLPEGLDTIIGEHGKSVSGGERQRIAIARALLKKAPVWILDEPTANLDTITEKKIVQTIRRVAEKKMVLWVTHRLEQMDYFDRILVMEEGRITQRGNHQQLKNRDGWYRSMLHIESDRLVTDA, encoded by the coding sequence ATGTACAGATCATTTATTCATCTGAGCCAATTTCTCAGGCCCTATTCCTGGCGGATCACGGCAGCGGTACTTCTTGGCATCGGAACGATGCTTGCCGGAGTCGGACTGCTCGCCAGCTCGGGTTATCTTATATCCGCAGCAGCACTTCAGCCACCCATTCTGGATTTACTGGTAGTCATTGTTGCAGTTCGTTTTTTCGGGATTTCAAGGGCAGTTCTGCGATACGGCGAGCGGCTTTTGTCCCATGATATCACATTCCGGCTGCTTATGATTATCCGCAGTTCTTTTTTCCGGATGATAAGTTTGCTGCCTGCTTCCGGGTTACATGCCTATCAGTCCGGTTCGCTGCTGTCATCGATCACTTCGGATGTGGATGAGCTGCAAAATTTTTATATCAGAGTATTTACTCCGGTAATTGTTGCATGTTTCGTTTCCATGATTGCCTGGTACTTTCTGTATCAGTTCAGCCCGCCGGCATCATGGTTCACCCTGTTTTTTCTCGTTATCAATGGCGCCGCTGTTCCGCTGGTTATCCGTTACCTGGCCAGAGGATATGGCAGAAAGCAGACAGAATTGCGAAGCCGCATGCATCAGCTCATGGTTGAGCATGCCCAGGGACTGAATGAAATAAGGCTTTATGGTATAAAGGATGAATTTGACCGGCGGCTTTCTGTGCTGACATCGCAGCTTGCCGGACTGGAAAAGCGGCAGGCAAGAATTACAGGGCTGCAGGACAGCTTGTATAACTGGAATATGTTTCTAGCTGCCGGACTGGCACTCTTGTTCACGACCCCACTTGTGCTGGAAGGAACACTTTCAGGTGTTATGCTGGCCCTTGTTATTCTTGCAGTGATGGCATCCTTCGAAGCCACACAAAATCTTGGCACGGCCTTTCAGTATCATGAATCAACAGAAAAAGCAGCTGAAAATCTGAAATCATTAACCAGGAGCGCTGGCGGTACTGAGTCAGGTTCTGTTGCAGGAAAGAATGATCACATTGGACAGTATGGAGCTATACCGGCAGTCCCGGCCGGGCAAAAGTCCGGGCCTGTGATATTTGATGCTGTCCGGTTTGGTTATGGAAGTGCGGTTGTTCTTGACGGGGTTGGCTTCCGGATTGAGCAGGGAGGGAAAGCAGCTGTTGTCGGCCCTACGGGCAGTGGTAAAAGTACACTAATCAACTTGCTGACAAAGTTTTATGAGCCGGACTGCGGCCATATCAGTATTGGCGGAATCAAACTGTCATCTGTTTCTCCGGATATTGTCCGGCAGATGTTGTCCGTCGTGGACCAGCATACCTATATCTTCAACGATTCCCTGCGGAACAATCTTAATCTTGCCGGCAGTGATTATTCGGATCAGGAAATCAGGCAGGTTCTGAGCGAAGCGCAGCTCGACCAGTGGTACAGCCAGCTTCCCGAAGGTCTTGATACGATAATAGGCGAGCACGGCAAGAGTGTCAGCGGTGGTGAACGCCAGAGAATTGCCATAGCACGAGCTTTGCTTAAAAAAGCCCCGGTCTGGATCCTGGATGAACCAACGGCAAACCTGGACACCATTACGGAAAAGAAGATTGTGCAGACTATCCGGAGAGTAGCCGAAAAGAAAATGGTGTTATGGGTTACACACCGCCTGGAACAGATGGATTATTTTGACCGCATTCTTGTAATGGAGGAGGGCAGGATCACTCAAAGAGGAAACCACCAGCAATTGAAAAACAGGGATGGCTGGTATCGCTCCATGCTACACATTGAGTCTGACAGGCTGGTTACGGATGCATGA
- a CDS encoding M23 family metallopeptidase encodes MKNYYYYDEKECQFIPVRFPLAQRIVLMLSQWILIGTVLSGIAVSLLSFAVGTPAEIALKAENEALYNQLEDTRSTISYLDEQIATLADTDEELYRTMLGIDPLDEEERQAGIGGADLYSDFDAYSESSSELLRWTASSLESMERRINIQQVSFKEIKAHYNENKELMSNIPAIRPVSGIILSGYGMREHPVLGYRRMHHGVDFRARIGTPVFATGDGVVKSARRHGTYGLLLTIDHGHGYETRYAHLSEVKNDLSPGDKVQRGDIIAKSGNSGVTSGPHLHYEVHRNGRSVDPMDYMFADLTPDEYIEYRRIADSNPMSMD; translated from the coding sequence TTGAAAAATTATTATTACTACGACGAAAAAGAGTGTCAATTTATCCCGGTCAGGTTTCCACTGGCCCAGCGTATTGTTTTGATGCTCAGCCAATGGATACTCATTGGAACTGTGCTGTCTGGAATAGCCGTCTCATTACTTTCATTTGCAGTGGGTACTCCTGCAGAAATTGCGCTCAAGGCCGAAAACGAGGCACTTTACAATCAGCTTGAAGATACCAGATCCACAATCAGCTATCTGGATGAACAGATTGCCACACTGGCCGATACAGATGAAGAACTTTACAGAACCATGCTTGGCATCGACCCCCTCGATGAAGAGGAAAGGCAGGCAGGCATTGGTGGCGCCGATCTTTACTCAGATTTCGATGCATATTCAGAGTCTTCATCCGAACTGCTTCGATGGACCGCATCCAGCCTGGAAAGTATGGAGCGCCGGATCAATATCCAGCAGGTCAGCTTTAAGGAAATCAAAGCTCATTACAACGAAAACAAAGAGCTGATGAGTAATATTCCGGCTATTCGCCCGGTATCCGGAATTATTTTGAGCGGTTACGGCATGCGTGAACATCCCGTTCTCGGTTACCGCAGAATGCATCACGGTGTTGATTTCAGGGCCAGAATCGGAACCCCCGTTTTTGCCACCGGTGACGGGGTCGTTAAATCAGCCCGCCGTCACGGTACTTACGGACTCTTGCTTACCATTGACCATGGACACGGCTATGAAACGCGTTATGCCCACCTTTCCGAAGTAAAGAATGACCTCTCTCCGGGTGATAAAGTGCAACGGGGTGATATTATAGCTAAAAGCGGTAACTCCGGAGTTACAAGCGGACCGCATTTGCATTATGAAGTCCACAGAAACGGCCGTTCTGTTGATCCGATGGACTATATGTTTGCTGATCTGACTCCAGATGAATATATAGAGTACCGGAGGATAGCTGATTCGAACCCCATGTCGATGGACTGA